ATTGTTATCAGGGTAAGGAAATGAATTCAGGCTTTTGTGCTTCAACAATTAGCTGATAACAATTTCTTGTTTTTTTATGACAGGGTTTCAAGAGTCAGTAACTAAATAGCTATGCCAATTGAACAGCTAAACAGCAACAACAATTACAGTTGCACTGTGAAGATTATATATTATAGTTGGTCAACCAGCCTGCGTACTTCAGGTTTTCACCATGTACCACCTTGAAGTATTCACTTTGCAGCAACAGGCTTGTTGGTCCGGCTTTGCCTGCTCCAATAGTTCTTCGATCAACTTCTCTTATGGGAGTAACCTCGGCAGCTGTTCCGCAGAAAAAGGCCTCATCAGCCATATAAAGCTCATCTCTGGTAAATCTTTGTTCAGTTACTTCATAGCCCATATCCCTTGCAAGAGTAATGAGTGAGTCTCTGGTAATTCCACCAAGGATCGGTCCAAGAGGAGGTGTTTTGAGCTTGCTGTTTTTGATGATAAAAATATTCTCACCTGTAGCCTCGGCTACATATCCATCCACGTCCAGCATAAGAGCTTCGTCATATCCATCAGCAACAGCCTCTCGCTTGGCCAGAACAGAATTTACATAATTTCCAGCCACCTTAGCCTTAGTCATCATAACATTAACATGATGTCGCGTGAAACTGGATGTTTTAACCCTGATTCCTTTCTTTAGTGCTTCTTCACCAAGATAGGCACCCCACGGCCATGTGGCAATTATGAGTCGAACAGGATTTTCACCGGGATGCACCCCCATGGCGCCGTCTCCAATAAAGGCCAGAGGTCTGATATAGCCCTGATCCAGCTTGTTTGCCTTGAGGGTTTCAAGAATTGCTGCACTGATCTCTTCCTGTGTGAAAGGAATTTTCATTTCAACTGTTTTGCCCGATCCCAGCAGTCTGGCCACATGTTCTTCTAAACGAAAAACAGCTGATGAGCCATCCTTGCACTTATAGCATCTAATACCCTCAAAGACCCCTACCCCATAATGCAAAGCGTGAGTCAAAACATGTACATTTGCCTCATCCCATGGCACAAGCTTTCCATCAAACCAGATTTTCTCAGCTTTCTGAATCATATTTTTCTCCTCTTGATAATATAATGTAATAGTTTAGCCAGTATCCGTGCTTTCTTTAGAAAAGAGCTAAACTGTTACTTGATAATAAACTGTTACTATTTTTTCAGTTTGTCTCCTCGACTGGCTCTAAACACCAGGCGCAAAGGGGCCATATTCAATTTGAACAACTTGCGAATCTGTTTTTCAAGATATTTTTTGTAGGAAGCCTTGAGCAGTTGAGGATTATTAACAAAAAAAACAAACTCAGGTGGATTGGATCCAGCCTGGGTCATGTAATAAATTTTTGCACGCCTGCCCTTGATTGAAGGAGGCTGGTGCCTCTCAGTTGCATCCTTAACCAGTCTGTTTAACTCTCCTGTTCCAATTCTGACCTGGCACTGCTCCCACAGCTTTTCTGCCAGAGATATAAGCCCGCCAAGACCGGACCTGGTAATAGTCGAGGTATATACAACCGGAGCGTGAGAACAGAACCCCAGTTCTCTAACAAACATCTCCCTAAGCTGACCCTGCTTTGACCTTGGAACAAGATCAATCTTGTTCACCAAAGCAATAAACGGCGACTTTTCGCGGTCTAAAAAGGATAAAAGCTTTTTGTCCTGTGCAACCACACCGCTCAGGGCATCAAGAACAATAAACACAACATCCGCCCTTTTGCTGCTTTTAAGGGCCTTGAGAACGCTGAATCTTTCCAGATCATCGTAAATTACTGTTCTACGCCGGACACCAGCTGTATCAATGAATGTATATCTGCGATTATTCTTTTCTAAAGTGATATCAACACAATCTCTTGTGGTGCCTGCTTCTGAACTGACCAAAACCCTGTTTTCGCCGGTCAAAGCATTAATTAGCGAAGATTTGCCTACATTGGGACGACCCAGCATAGAGAGTCTTAAACCAAGTGATTTTTCCTGATCATGTTCAATATTCCCTTCAGGCAGTCTGGATAATACCTCCTCCATAAGTTCATGGATATTATAACCATGGGCTGCCGAAACCGGAGTGGCGTCTATTCCGAGAGAGTAAAAGTCAGTCATTAAAGCAGTGCTTTTTTCTTCGCCGTCCACTTTATTAACCGCAACATGCACCGGCCTGTTGCTTTGTCTTAACATAACCGCCAGCTGTTCATCCAGCCTTGTCAAGCCTTCTCTGGCATCCACCACCATGAGAATCAGGTCTGCAGCCTCCAGAGCTTCAGCAGCCTGCTGAAAGATCTCTTTTTCCATGACATCCTGGTTGTTTAGAATCAGCCCCCCTGTATCTACAAGATTAAACGCTTCCTGCCCATGAATGCGCACGGTTCCATACAGCCTGTCCCTGGTTACCCCAGGACGGTCATGAGTGATGGCCTTATTCTGCCGAATCATTCGATTGAAAAGAGTGGATTTGCCCACATTGGGCCGGCCGGCAATAACTACATAAGGAAGCATGATTTATCCTGTCCACGCGGAAGTAAAGCTGTTCACGTGCATTATGCTCCAGGGGCCTGGGCACAAACACGGTTTATGGCTTCATCGTAAGGCTTGTGCAGTATGCCGTATTCCGTGATTATTGCTGATATTAAGGTGGATGGTGTGATGTCAAAGGCAAAATTGTATACGCCGACATTCTCGGGAAGGATTAATTTGCCATTAATAAACTTTACTTCATCAGGAGTTCTGTCTTCAATGGGAATATCTTTTCCAGACTTTGTTCTGATATCAATAGTGGAAAGCGGGGCTGCAACATAAAATGGCACTCCATGAGCTGAAGCTGCCAGGGCAACTCCATAAGTGCCGATTTTATTGGCAACATCTCCATTGGCAGCTATGCGGTCCGCACCTACGACCACC
This window of the Desulfonatronovibrio magnus genome carries:
- a CDS encoding branched-chain amino acid transaminase, whose protein sequence is MIQKAEKIWFDGKLVPWDEANVHVLTHALHYGVGVFEGIRCYKCKDGSSAVFRLEEHVARLLGSGKTVEMKIPFTQEEISAAILETLKANKLDQGYIRPLAFIGDGAMGVHPGENPVRLIIATWPWGAYLGEEALKKGIRVKTSSFTRHHVNVMMTKAKVAGNYVNSVLAKREAVADGYDEALMLDVDGYVAEATGENIFIIKNSKLKTPPLGPILGGITRDSLITLARDMGYEVTEQRFTRDELYMADEAFFCGTAAEVTPIREVDRRTIGAGKAGPTSLLLQSEYFKVVHGENLKYAGWLTNYNI
- the der gene encoding ribosome biogenesis GTPase Der, which encodes MLPYVVIAGRPNVGKSTLFNRMIRQNKAITHDRPGVTRDRLYGTVRIHGQEAFNLVDTGGLILNNQDVMEKEIFQQAAEALEAADLILMVVDAREGLTRLDEQLAVMLRQSNRPVHVAVNKVDGEEKSTALMTDFYSLGIDATPVSAAHGYNIHELMEEVLSRLPEGNIEHDQEKSLGLRLSMLGRPNVGKSSLINALTGENRVLVSSEAGTTRDCVDITLEKNNRRYTFIDTAGVRRRTVIYDDLERFSVLKALKSSKRADVVFIVLDALSGVVAQDKKLLSFLDREKSPFIALVNKIDLVPRSKQGQLREMFVRELGFCSHAPVVYTSTITRSGLGGLISLAEKLWEQCQVRIGTGELNRLVKDATERHQPPSIKGRRAKIYYMTQAGSNPPEFVFFVNNPQLLKASYKKYLEKQIRKLFKLNMAPLRLVFRASRGDKLKK